The proteins below come from a single Mesobacillus jeotgali genomic window:
- a CDS encoding 2-hydroxy-3-keto-5-methylthiopentenyl-1-phosphate phosphatase → MRQPVIFCDFDGTVTEKDNIIAIMKEFGSDGWDEIKEAVLDRSISIREGVGKMFSLLPVSKKEEIIQFAVQNARIRPGFQEFLDFAREEGIPVYIVSGGIDFFLEPIIEPFGPITGIYCNGSDFTGETIKIEWPNSCDDQCSNDCGCCKPSIMRRIDQRDAYKIVIGDSVTDLEAAKQADFVLARDYLKDKCEEWAIAHRPFETFYDCIEALKTETGVRG, encoded by the coding sequence GTGAGACAGCCGGTAATTTTTTGTGACTTTGACGGGACAGTAACCGAAAAGGACAATATCATAGCGATCATGAAAGAATTCGGTTCTGACGGCTGGGATGAAATAAAAGAAGCAGTGCTTGACCGCAGTATTTCAATCCGGGAAGGAGTAGGGAAAATGTTTTCCCTGCTGCCGGTCTCCAAGAAGGAAGAAATTATTCAATTTGCTGTACAGAATGCCAGGATCCGCCCGGGTTTTCAGGAGTTTCTTGATTTTGCCCGTGAGGAAGGGATTCCTGTTTACATCGTCAGCGGCGGTATAGACTTTTTTCTCGAACCCATCATTGAACCATTCGGACCGATAACAGGCATTTACTGCAACGGTTCAGATTTTACCGGAGAAACGATAAAAATTGAATGGCCAAACAGCTGTGATGATCAGTGTTCAAATGATTGCGGCTGCTGCAAACCATCAATCATGAGAAGGATAGATCAAAGAGATGCTTATAAAATCGTCATCGGGGACTCCGTAACAGATTTGGAAGCTGCCAAGCAAGCAGACTTTGTACTGGCTAGAGATTACTTGAAGGATAAATGCGAAGAGTGGGCAATTGCACATAGACCATTTGAAACGTTTTATGACTGTATAGAAGCACTTAAAACTGAGACAGGGGTGAGAGGATGA
- a CDS encoding methylthioribulose 1-phosphate dehydratase, which yields MSILECKWEELADVKAELAERDWFMGTSGNLAIKVNDDPVQFLVTASGKDKRKRTDEDFLLVDQFGRPVEETHLKPSAETLLHVEVYKKTNAGCSLHVHTIDNNVISEVYGDRGEVQFQGQELIKAFNIWEEDAVLKIPIIPNYAHIPTLAKAFSEHVKGDTGAVLIRNHGITVWGRNAFEAKKILEATEFLFRYQLRLLEHKPFQLFKVV from the coding sequence ATGAGCATTTTAGAGTGTAAGTGGGAAGAACTGGCGGATGTAAAGGCCGAACTGGCAGAGCGTGATTGGTTTATGGGAACGAGCGGCAACCTGGCGATTAAAGTGAATGACGACCCGGTGCAATTCCTTGTAACAGCAAGCGGGAAAGATAAGCGGAAAAGAACGGACGAAGACTTTTTGCTCGTAGACCAATTCGGCCGGCCAGTTGAAGAAACACATCTTAAGCCGTCTGCTGAAACGCTCCTCCACGTCGAGGTATACAAAAAAACAAACGCCGGCTGCAGCCTGCATGTCCATACCATTGACAATAATGTCATCTCAGAAGTCTATGGAGACAGGGGCGAAGTACAGTTTCAGGGACAGGAATTAATTAAGGCTTTTAATATTTGGGAGGAGGATGCTGTCCTCAAGATTCCCATAATTCCGAATTATGCGCATATACCAACGTTGGCTAAAGCATTCTCAGAGCATGTAAAAGGAGATACAGGCGCGGTCTTAATCCGTAATCATGGAATCACTGTCTGGGGGAGAAACGCTTTTGAAGCAAAGAAGATTCTTGAGGCTACTGAGTTTTTATTCCGCTACCAGTTAAGGCTCCTTGAACATAAACCATTCCAGTTGTTCAAGGTGGTTTAA